In Leishmania braziliensis MHOM/BR/75/M2904 complete genome, chromosome 14, the following are encoded in one genomic region:
- a CDS encoding ion transport protein-like protein, with product MPYGRSSNPTEVGCVASFPPAAASSGEPRPSTPTHAAAAAPGGTTILAKQHRSPFATVKRSVAKGPRLLGSRIKQFLTDELYIGVRYQKAPPKLVTRELAILEVLAVYHRWLRGVQALLSIAVFVLSLLSIGSSAPLVNSTIFVVSLAAILVIVKAYQVKAQLSGVTNVLFEGRYILTSPHFLHMMAEIVLWCIQTPPFVFAGHQLFELLNNFIFLRLYSVVLYLNNAVYVYRTFCRAMSAISDLPLSTSFFIRTALIHHKTRVVVSVVVCAWLTVGCLFARAQSLSLGDALWFSFQSLATLGYGDITPSTLSGRTVAFIAWIASYVIMAFLITAMYSLLQASDRLHNMQALMECHELIQSLRGRSARVIQLAWRLHKARKVRLHAPSLKQRMYTLVLSWLVTHTIIARRRTRQQLNSVVRSLQETKTHPLTGLSEYQYNAYLQVTHKAARQLQRVKDVDRVYLALRDRDVLASSLSRRDIESIIILPGDSLEPIGAAPPTTVTGIGSTAVKMAEMAQWRNQLTQLERKCARLTEVLEAMSAVAETHAPSMSVSQV from the coding sequence ATGCCCTACGGAAGATCTTCGAATCCCACTGAGGTCGGCTGCGTAGCCTCCTTTCCACCTGCGGCTGCGTCATCGGGTGAGCCGAGACccagcacacccacgcacgcggctgccgctgctcctggCGGCACCACCATTCtggcgaagcagcaccgAAGCCCCTTCGCAACCGTGAAGCGCTCCGTCGCAAAGGGCCCGCGACTTCTCGGGAGCCGCATCAAGCAGTTTTTGACAGATGAGCTGTACATTGGCGTGCGCTACCAGAAGGCGCCGCCGAAGTTGGTGACCAGGGAGCTCGCCATACTAGAGGTTCTCGCCGTGTATCACCGCTGGCTGCGCGGggtccaggcgctgctctccatcGCCGTGTTCGTTCTCTCGCTACTGTCCATTGGGAGCTCGGCGCCTCTGGTGAACTCCACCATTTTTGTCGTCTCCCTGGCGGCCATCCTAGTCATTGTCAAAGCATACCAGGTCAAGGCACAGCTCTCTGGCGTGACGAATGTGCTGTTCGAGGGACGCTACATCTTAACCTCGCCTCATTTCCTCCACATGATGGCTGAAATTGTCCTGTGGTGCATCCAAACCCCGCCTTTTGTCTTCGCTGGCCACCAGCTCTTCGAGCTGCTCAACAACTTCATTTTTTTGCGCCTGTACTCCGTCGTTCTGTACCTGAACAACGCCGTGTACGTGTACCGCACCTTCTGCCGTGCCATGTCCGCCATCAGTGACCTGCCCCTTTCCACCTCCTTCTTTATTCGCACCGCGCTGATTCACCACAAGACGCGCGTCGTGGTGTCGGTGGTGGTATGTGCGTGGCTGACGGTCGGCTGCCTCTTTGCACGCGCCCAGAGCCTCTCCCTTGGCGATGCCCTCTGGTTTTCCTTTCAATCGCTGGCGACGCTGGGGTACGGGGACATCACCCCCTCCACGCTCTCGGGCCGCACTGTCGCCTTCATCGCCTGGATCGCGAGCTACGTCATAATGGCCTTCCTGATCACCGCCATGTACTCACTGCTGCAGGCGTCGGATCGCTTGCACAACATGCAGGCATTGATGGAGTGCCACGAACTCATACAGAGTCTGCGTGGCCGCTCTGCCCGTGTCATTCAGCTGGCCTGGCGACTTCACAAGGCGCGAAAGGTCCGGCTGCACGCGCCGTCCTTGAAGCAAAGGATGTACACGCTGGTCTTGTCGTGGCTTGTGACTCATACGATCATCGCGCGGCGCCGcacacggcagcagctgaacaGCGTGGTGCgctcgctgcaggagacgaaGACGCATCCGCTTACGGGGCTCTCCGAGTACCAGTATAATGCGTACCTGCAAGTCACTCACaaggcggcgcggcagctgcagcgtgtaAAGGACGTGGATCGTGTGTACCTCGCCCTGCGCGACCGCGATGTGCTGGCATCGTCACTATCGCGGCGCGACATTGAGTCCATTATTATTCTTCCGGGCGACTCGTTAGAGCCCAtcggcgcggcgccgccgacaACCGTGACAGGCATCGGCAGCACGGCAGTGAAAATGGCAGAGATGGCGCAGTGGAGGAACCAGCTGACGCAGCTGGAACGAAAATGCGCGCGCCTGACAGAAGTGCTAGAGGCTATGAGCGCTGTGGCCGAGACACATGCCCCTAGCATGTCTGTGTCCCAGGTGTGA